Part of the Pomacea canaliculata isolate SZHN2017 linkage group LG11, ASM307304v1, whole genome shotgun sequence genome is shown below.
AGGGAACAAGGTGCGTGTTGTTTCTCTAGCGTGTGACTGAGTAGAAACTACTCACGCCACAGCACTAAAAATGTCAGGATGGAAATGGGATCTCAGTTAAAATAATATCACCAGAGAGCTTCCACAACAGGTTTTAGTCCAGCCATTAGGGTCGTCAGCGGTTCAGCCACCTCAGTAGTTGACCCATTATGCAAATGTCACAACAAACCGACAATCAAGAtacagagaaataatttttttttaaaaagtgcgcGCACAAAGGACTCTTGAGTCCGAAACCTTGGCTGAGGTAGCTTACAGGTCATTTACATAGTTAATTAGCGAGGTCATTTCACGaagaagtttgaaaataaaatatcgtGAGAACTGTCTGACGTATTCGGAGCCAGGTGAAGAAAACATCTCGTCAGCAttcattgtattttatttattgaagagaAAAGTGCTGCCGGGCTTTGGACAGAATTTCGGCTTGAACTCCTGACAAACCCGCTTCATTAGGACCAGACGACAATAAAAAGAACGAGCTCAACTCTTCAACCCATAATTCCTCCAATCAAATGCGCTGACAAACACGTTCTTTCCCGAGCGTGACTGTGACGAGTTCATGACAGGCTAGTAGTTTGACGTCACACGATGACGCCATTTTCAGCCCATTGTGTGGTCCACCGGAACCAATATTTACACAgctggaaaataaatatgtgtgtgtgcgtgcgtgcgtgcgtgcgtgcgtgcgtgcgtgcgtgtgtgtgtgtgtgtgtgtgtgtttgttttgcagaaTTACTCAAAGACATCGTTCGGAACTGCAAGTTTGGGACAAAGATGACTGACGACATGATCATCAAACAAGGAGACCCAGGGGACTGGTAATCATCTTGTTTTGAATTATGTCCCCTTCCCTTCCTTTCCTCCagcattttgatgaaaataCCCCGATAATACCCCGATAATACCCCGATAATACCCAGTAGCAATCATCCGGGCTCACTTTTCAGAAGGTTCAAACTCGCCCGCGTACTTGAATGGGGGAAATAAGTCCTGTCCACCCAGCTGAAGGGCACTTAAGTACGGGTGAACGTCTGCACTTCCGAACAttggagagaaggagagagggtaAACAGTTGACATGTGTAAACAATTACATTTTGTAACCTAGCAAAGTAATTAACCTGAGTATATAACCGAATGAATGGAGATAATAGACAGCAAACAAAGATTGAACAAGGTCAAACAACAGGCTAGCCCTTGGGTTTAAAGAGTGCTGGCAAGATGTGTACAAACAGTTACATTAAGACCAACAAAAAGAACTTACCAAGTACATATGTGACTGAAGGCATACAAACAGCGGacacaagcaataaaaacaactggCATAATTAGTAGGATTGCTGTTCAGCGTAGAAAACTCAGTGGTGGTTATGAGAAAACAGATAATTCTGCACAGAGAGTGGTTCTCAAGTTAATGAGTATTATGACTTTTAAATTATCTGTGGAACATGTTGACAGAGAGAAGTATCACAACAGAAATTATGACAGTTTTTGTAGTTAAGCGCCTGTTACATCTTTCATCACACATTTCACGtttatcatcattttatcatctaAAGGTAGTCTCAGTCCTTTCGTAGTCTTTTCTTACCAATACGTTCTGTCTTCTCCCTGTACGTCCAGTTTCTACGTGGTGCTGTCTGGCAAGGTCTCCATCTACATCTTGAACCAGGACCacgatgatgaggaggagcGGGCGGAGCTGGCGTCTATTGTGCAGTACAAGGACGGGAGGCTGGACAGGGAGAAACTCGGAAACTACGTCACCACTCTCGGTCAGTCACATGTCACATACCTTGTACATACTGTAACCTTCACCTCAATAAACCTCTTGAAGTACTATAACCTTCTCACTACCTTTTCCATGGCCTTGACCCCGTGCAGGTGTGGGCTTCTCTTTTGGCGAGGTGGCGCTCATCGACGAGACGTGCGTGAGGACGGCGTCGATTGTGGCCGACGAAAGGACGGACCTGGTCATCGTGGACAAGGCTCTGTACACCAGGTCTGTCAAGGACATCATTGCCAAGGAATTTGAGGACAAGCGGGACTTCATCGCCCGGAGCAAGCTCTTCTCGTCCTGGGCACCCAAGTACCGCAAGCAGCTGGCCATGGCGCTGTACAAGGAGGTGTGGCCTTACGAGAGTACGTTGGTCCGCCAGAGCGAGGACGTCGAGTTCATGTACTTCATTCTGCAGTGAGTTCATTGAACGTTGTTCAACAGTTGAGCAAGATCCTTCTTCGTCTGGAGTGCGTTGCTTGGGTAGCTTAGTGGTTAGAGCACAGGCTTCTGAACCCGAAGACGATCACAGTAGATGTAagttcgatacccatgtgacGAGGGTAGATTTACCACTCCCTTACCCCTCCCCCTATTTGATCCATCTATGTACCTGGCTCCCTGGGGGGCTGTGAAAGGTAGGGCAGATCAGAAGAAGAGATGAGTATCGCCTTCACGAAAAGCTGGTCCTAACACCCTAGGGCCATATTTAGGAAGCGAAGGTAAGTTATCGTCTTCAATAATTCATGGGCAAgaatcttgtttccgaagtttaTAAAGTGGCGTCCAGACTCCACGGGTATTGCTTTACCCCTGGTATTATTGGTCAGATTAAGGACGCCCTGAAGTAAAGCAAGATCCGTGAGGTCGTAACTATGGAAACATGACATTTTTCCCTGGTGTTTACATTTTGCCCACAGGttacgacttaccctcgcttcataaatAAAGGAACTGGTCTCGAACACCTCTGTCCCTAATTATTTTAACACCGCGATATTACATTTACCCTGAGTGTATTTCTCCACATCATTCCATAGTAAATCCAGAATCTTTTCACCACGAAGCGAAGTTCCTCAGttgtatctttaaaaaaaaaaaaaaaaaagcaggattCTTTGCCCTGCGGTAAGTTATTAATACTGTCAACTTTATTCTAAGataaagagaattttttaaaatcagatgtTTGTTCTGCAGTGAGATACTGCACGTcattcttaaaatataaaatgaatgacCTTTCACCCAGTCTAGCCTTTAACTGTCAAAACACCCCAGAAGTCCAATCTGGTTTTGTGTTTTCGTCTGTCCGAGGACGTGCGCGTGTCAAGGtatattattttgtcttcaggGGACAGGTGGAGATCCAGGTAGACCCGTCAAGTCATCCCGCCCAGTATCCCAAGATCTTTGCCGCTGCCCGTCAGAACGAAGTGGAGAAGTGAGTACTGTTCAAGCCTTTCTTCAGTCAAACTTTGCCCGGCACAGATGTGTGGTTTGGGGAAGGATACATTAATATGGTTTGGTAAACCCAATGGTTTGGCATGCGCCAACTCGTCCTGAGGAATATGGTCATGAGATAAATGCATGAGATAAACAAAACGTGACCCAGCTGTGGCTAGTAATTTACTGTGGGTTTACTGACTTGACGATGAATTTATAAAGTTCAGGTCAAAGCAGAGATAGAATTTTTGCTTGGTGTTTATGTCTAACATCTCACTTGCAGGTTGATTAAGAGGACCGACAAGCCACGACCGCAGCCATCTGAACTGCACTTCAGCAACAGCATCAAGAAACGAGACAACTTCAGAAGCATCCGCCTTTGCTACCTCGGGATAAACGAAAGAATAGGTAAATTTTCGAGGGTAGCTATagtcttcatctctctctctctctctctctctctctctctctctctctctctctcttttattcgagtaaataaatgtttagtgGAATCAAAATCACTTGTACCCTCTGTATTCAAGCTGCTCAACTATagatgaattgtcagttgtGTGAGTTTAAATGAATGTGGGAGGATGTAGGTGTGTCTTACGAGTGGTCTAGAGTTaagattgtttttttatgttttttttaacggCTCGCCTTctgatttttccttttattgcaaatagaactttttatttttgcaacgTTTGTAATTAGCACACTTCCCCAGTTTAATTACCAAATGGGACTCATAAATCaggtcatttgtcattttatttgatttatataACCACTTAAAAGAAATCGTTAGCGTGagaagggttaaaaaaaattaaaagtgagTTCGCGAGAGAtgagaaaatttaatttgtgcGGGTATGTGTCTTCAGGAGGAAAAATGATTACCCCTCTTTACGATAAGATTAGGAGAGGAGAAAACGTAGAGGAGAAAAACAACGCCATTTTCCTGTTGTAGGTGACACGGAAATGACGATGGAATTGCAGACGTACATGCAGACGGCAGTGTGCAAGGAGCAGACGGACGTGTTGGTGCTGGAGCGGAAGCACTACGACCGTCTGTTCGTCAAGCGCCACCAGCGCACCATCGAGGCCATGCGACAGGAGATCGGCGTCAAGCTGACCGCCCGCACGGCGCTGCTGTCCTGCAAGGAGGACATCGACTTCTTCGGCTACCTGGCCAAGATCATCGACGCCCTGAGTCGCCCACACCCTCCGCCCGCCCAGGAGCGCCTGGAACGTTCGGTGTCGGACGCCGAGAAGGAGTTCCTGAACCACAAGGGTCCGTTGATCGACCTTCACGGCCCCGGCAGCGTCTTCTACCTCATCAAGGTGCGCGAGGAGACGAAGCAGAGAGTTCGCTTCAACAAGCGCGAACGAGGGCCGGAACGTCAGAACGCGCTGAGGCACGTGACTGCTGGCGTCATCGCGGCAGCGCAGCAGCTGATGAacggaggaggaggtggtggggcCGGCGAACACGATGGGCGACCGATGAGTGCGAGGGGTGAAAGGTCACTGGCCAAGCCACGGTCTTTCCGGGACATACGTAGCGCACACAGGGTAGGAAGGAAGACCAGTCCTGAATCTTCTTGCCAatgtgtctttcttcttcttcttttgtgtgtgtgttggctgCTTTCATCGGGATTGTTTCTCCGACGATCTGTCTGTTCCTTATTCTAAAAATAAGAGCAACGTGGTTTCACAAATGTTGGACTGAACTCATTTGACGACAGCAGGTTATGCGGTACTTGCACCCAGTTTAGTAGAataggaagtgacgtcatgaatgtaggtttaaaaaaaaacacacacacacaaatatattcaGCACGGTATGTGGTAATCTATCGCCCATAAGTTCTCAAGCATGAAATAATTCTTTCTAGTCGGCCTAccgcttttttcttctttctctctctctctccttcagaAGTAAAATAACGCATTAAGGGAATGGCTAAGATTAGGTCGTAAAAGCGGACAgctgaaaatgaataatttcTCTATGTGCTTGATTAAGCGAACACGATAAATAGAATTGTGTtgtgtggagaaaaaaatgacttgttTCCGAGGAGATTGAGTAAAGGGGAAAATATTCACATTAGAAACTGGAGGTGTGTTTAGAAAAGTCAAGAGAACATTTCATGATTAATGCATGCAAGGGGTGTATCAGTTATCAAAAGTCATTCGGTGCTGAGAGTGACATCAGAACTGGTCGCTGCGCCAGGTCATTATCTCGACCATGTCATGCATGAATGGTGTTCACAATGAGGTATACAACACTACTAGTCCGTTTTGTCGGCTATAAACTGTGACACCAGACAACCCTGTTTTATTCAATGAAATGCCTGGCCTTGCATTTAATACACTCCTTCTTTTTTATCGTTTTCTATAGCCGTACACAAACATCAATTCTACACCTTTAGTCTCCTTTGCCgaaagaaaacacttttaaagAACAAGCGCACAAACAATTTTATGGTTTTCTCTtcaatcgttttttttttattatctgaaaTTAATATGTTACAAACGTGTTAACttgaatatttcatgaaaagAGTTCagctgttttgtttgaaatgaacGATAGCTACCCTCTGATCACAGAAAAGAAACTCTGCATGAAGTGTTTGCGACATGTTTTATGTTGTCGCGTGTCATGGTACCCTGGTGCTGAATAATATGTAGCGTATGGACAGGATCACACAGAATACTACAGGTAATAAACATCACGACACCAACCCCAATCCCTCCGCTAAAAAGGTTTTTATAACTTTCCAACGCAAACAGAGCATAAGATCGTATCCTGCCTTCTTTCTATCGTCTGAACACTAAAAAGGCATTCAACGAGTGCAGATAATGTCcgtagacagaaaaaaaaaagatacatatAAAAACGTGGAGCTGGGTTTATGTCTGTTAAACCAACCGACCGAAACTTGACAATTTTACAATCGCGCGGGTCGGTTCCGGAGCTAGCTGCGCGACAGCGGCAATGGAGAAAAGGTGTTCAGCCGTGCTGTTTCCCTGACGTCATCTTTGTACAAGCTACTCTTTGGACGAGCAGTTCTGAATGTTCGCCTATAGTTCGATGCGGCTCGTAAAGTGTCATTACACAGTTTACTAAAGAGTTCTATTTCAGTCTAGTTTGTTTGCCGTTTGAAATTCAGGATTCGCTGACATTTTGTGCATTTTCCTGTATTGTTTGGTCTTCCATTACACtgttcagtctctctctctctccctctctctctctctctcgtaatCTCTCGCCATCTTGTATCTGATTTGCTCCCAATGAAAGTTTGAGTTTGAAGACAAAATGCGCGTGTTGTTTGATTGTCCTGCCTAAGACAGTTATAGATCGAAAGTTGATGTGTTAAAAGATACACGCTCATGTGGTCAGGGCACAGATGGAACCACTCGAGTTTTGCTAGATAACTCCGAAACAACCATCAAACAAATTTCTAGATATTTGCATCaagtatttctaaaaacagaaatgaaatgtacATTGTTGGAAACATAAAGAAGTGTCGGTATGTAAAATGTAACTCTATTGCAAATAtcattgatgttttatttatccATTTCTCCCTTGAAACAGACCAAAGGGTTTGCTCACTAAAAATGTCGAAATCTCTCCATCataactcttctttcttttaaaacttgaaGGTTGCATATGGtcatgtgggttttttttttacgtcataATCTTAATGACgtaataaaaatgtcatacaATGACGTACAAGGGcgattttcttttctattaaaATGGCGACGTTTAAATACGATGAAGACTAAGAGGCCCCTTTACAGCTTTGCTGATTCATGACTTTGCTCAggaaaatttgtgtttgtttatacagACCCAGTGTTTCTTCCAGGCATCGTCAGACACCTCGCCATCGGCACCGGAAACAGACGAACCTGGTGACGCAGCCTCCGATTGGTACTCGGGTAGCCATAGCAACGGGCTGAGCGTCGAAAACCccgaggaggaggacgacgccAGACTGAGTTTCCTGGAGGAGCGCATCCGAGCGTGGCTAAGGAAGGACAATCCACGGGCAGGACCACAGGTGGCGCAGCTGAGGCGACTGACGGCGCAGGTTTgtgtcacgtcacgtcacgtcacgtcacgtatCGTTCTGTCTAGTTGCAAACGTAACGGTACTAAGGACACGGTGCGTGGGCGGCGGGAGAGAGGACGGAAGACTCGGCCATTCAacttaataaacaaataaataaaccaaacttTTAAGCAGTTCTTTTCAGAACGATACGTCTTTCTAATACTTCAAAGGTCAACaagagtgcaacattttttctctatGATCGGGTTtggttattttaaaacaatatgatATAAGCCTTAGAatatcggcattctcacctgttgctccaaaagcagaaaaaactaCTCTCTACAGAGAGAAGCTGTTACGCAGCGAGTATGGCTGAGCTTAGCAATGATGGGAGTCACGTGATAAACATCGCtcgtgttttcttgtttgttggttggttgggtggCTCGTTTAATTAGTTTTGGTCTACTTTAAATGATGGCGTTTTCATTATATCACCCTAGGACATGGACTCGCAGCCTCGTCCTGGCAACAAGGTGGTCATCCGAAGAAGACGACGAGTGCCTGACACCGCTAGTCTGGACGGTACCCCGCGACCCAGGAAGGACGACAGCCGGACAGAACAGTACAAGATCCTCCTGGCCAAGTCATGACGCGCAGGTCATGTTAGTGACATGTCGTGACATCTCCATGACCTCAGCGGCCTCGTGGCTCATTAAGCTCATACCGTT
Proteins encoded:
- the LOC112575645 gene encoding uncharacterized protein LOC112575645 isoform X2 — its product is MSLYDKLVEVISKPPEKRQDFEVQPLLSWFRKRTQIFAELKTELLKDIVRNCKFGTKMTDDMIIKQGDPGDCFYVVLSGKVSIYILNQDHDDEEERAELASIVQYKDGRLDREKLGNYVTTLGVGFSFGEVALIDETCVRTASIVADERTDLVIVDKALYTRSVKDIIAKEFEDKRDFIARSKLFSSWAPKYRKQLAMALYKEVWPYESTLVRQSEDVEFMYFILQGQVEIQVDPSSHPAQYPKIFAAARQNEVEKLIKRTDKPRPQPSELHFSNSIKKRDNFRSIRLCYLGINERIGDTEMTMELQTYMQTAVCKEQTDVLVLERKHYDRLFVKRHQRTIEAMRQEIGVKLTARTALLSCKEDIDFFGYLAKIIDALSRPHPPPAQERLERSVSDAEKEFLNHKGPLIDLHGPGSVFYLIKVREETKQRVRFNKRERGPERQNALRHVTAGVIAAAQQLMNGGGGGGAGEHDGRPMSARGERSLAKPRSFRDIRSAHRASSDTSPSAPETDEPGDAASDWYSGSHSNGLSVENPEEEDDARLSFLEERIRAWLRKDNPRAGPQVAQLRRLTAQDMDSQPRPGNKVVIRRRRRVPDTASLDGTPRPRKDDSRTEQYKILLAKS
- the LOC112575645 gene encoding uncharacterized protein LOC112575645 isoform X1 — translated: MSLYDKLVEVISKPPEKRQDFEVQPLLSWFRKRTQIFAELKTELLKDIVRNCKFGTKMTDDMIIKQGDPGDCFYVVLSGKVSIYILNQDHDDEEERAELASIVQYKDGRLDREKLGNYVTTLGVGFSFGEVALIDETCVRTASIVADERTDLVIVDKALYTRSVKDIIAKEFEDKRDFIARSKLFSSWAPKYRKQLAMALYKEVWPYESTLVRQSEDVEFMYFILQGQVEIQVDPSSHPAQYPKIFAAARQNEVEKLIKRTDKPRPQPSELHFSNSIKKRDNFRSIRLCYLGINERIGDTEMTMELQTYMQTAVCKEQTDVLVLERKHYDRLFVKRHQRTIEAMRQEIGVKLTARTALLSCKEDIDFFGYLAKIIDALSRPHPPPAQERLERSVSDAEKEFLNHKGPLIDLHGPGSVFYLIKVREETKQRVRFNKRERGPERQNALRHVTAGVIAAAQQLMNGGGGGGAGEHDGRPMSARGERSLAKPRSFRDIRSAHRTQCFFQASSDTSPSAPETDEPGDAASDWYSGSHSNGLSVENPEEEDDARLSFLEERIRAWLRKDNPRAGPQVAQLRRLTAQDMDSQPRPGNKVVIRRRRRVPDTASLDGTPRPRKDDSRTEQYKILLAKS